TTAAGACCAACGCAATCAGCTGATGGTGGAAGGGACCAGCTCGGGcctggagctgcaggtgggAGATCTGCTGAGAGCTCAGCGGACCCTTTTTGGTCAGGAGCGCAGGTTTTAAGGAGAAAACACAGACCAGCTTCTGTTTCCCCGTGAGCTGAGCCCTCCCCGCACCAGAACCAGCACCAAATGCGAAGCCTCATTGTCAGAACTTAAATAAAATCCCAATAATCTGCATGTGCCCACAGAGCTCCGAGGGGCCACACATTCCCCGTGTCCGCCAGGTGCCCTGGTGGTCTAGCGGGACAAGATGCCACCAGCAGAGCCACAGAGCTCTTGGTGAGGACCAGGTTGGTGCCAGGGTGTGATTTAAGGGTAAAATCACTGTAAACCTCTTCCCAGCCCACTGGCGGGTTAAATCCTGGTTTCTACACTTCCCACCGAAACAGCACGCTGTTTCACAAGCCCAATCCATTAATCTCAGCCTGAGCCGCTCTGCTCTGGGATAACGGGAGTCAGGACCGTGTGCCTGAGCTGCAGAGGGTGAAGCCCATGGGCTTCCCAAAgcaccagggcagagcctgGAGCCCACCCTCAGCACCAGGACCGGGACACCCCCAGCGGCTGCTGTGCCCCCAGGATGGGACGTCGTGGGCTCACAGCGGTTAAATTCCAGTGTATGAGGGACTGAAGCTGCCGGGTGTcacctgcaggcagagggaaaCAGGGGCAGAAGATGGCCAGAGTGAGGAAGGGCTTGGACTGCatcttacacagaaaaaaagctttttaaacttGAACACAGATGCCCGTGAAAACAAGAAACTAGAAAGGTGTTTTCTAACACCGCCCCCCGCCGAGGCATAAGCCCCTCTTTTCAACAGAAGCGGGAAGGCTGGATAACCCGACGGCTTGGGAAGAGCTCGACCTCAGGAACTCAGCAGCTCCCTCAAATCCCTGAGGAGAGCACGCTTTGTCCTTTGCAAGCCACAACGTTGAGTGGCATGGTGGCACAGCGCATGGGTAGCTCAGCCCACCCCTAgcaccccccaccagcccctcacccccccacaATGCCCCAGCACTTCGGCTGGGGGCGTCCCGGTGCTTTGCAGTGCACGGGGGCCTGATGCTGCTGCACCCTTAAACGTTCTTCCCTAGATCCAGTCCTCATTCCACAATTAATATCATTCAGAGGTTAAATTTGGGTCTAAAGTACATCGTATGCATCAGGGGTATGTGTGCCCAGAACTTCTGCACCCTCCCACTGAGCCCTGAGCACCGCTGGGGAGCGAGGCTGAACACTGCACCCAAAATTAACGTTGTTGTCAGTTGTCAAGCTCCACAGCTTCACTTCACAACACGGGCCCGAAAGCCACAATAGCACTGACACATCCTAAAGCAAGCCAGGGACAATCAAAGATGACCTGTGCTAAAAAATAGCCTTTCCACAGCTAGGTGGGAGGGAGGACTCTGTCCATTTCGAAGAAACTAAAGAGAAACACCCCACTATGTATAGGGTAATGCCCAGACCCATAGATAGCGCATCTTACCGCTCCTTTACAGAGCAACACGGTTCTGTTAGACTTGGGCAACGGCAAAGGGCGCAAGAGGAAGAACAAAGAGATCTTGGGTTGGTCACaacttccctgctgccttctgcgGAGCCcttcagccctgcctgctgcagcccgcCCTTCCAGCGCTGCCAAGCTCGGGGCCAGCAGGGCTGCGGGAGAAGGGCCTCCATTCCACGTGTAAACCAGGTGTTCCTCCAAGTAACATCACAGAAAAGCAATAGGAATGGGcatctcctgctcctctctgtcTACGGATGAAAACCCCCAGCCCCAAGTGGGTGTCAGACACCCTTCCGCACTTTCGCTCACAAGCCGTAGGGTGCTGAGCAGGTTGTCTCCACCCTGCCACGCACCCTGAGCAGCTGCGGGCCCGGGGTACGTGATCCACCCCTGGGGAATGCAGCCAAGCAGACAACGCAGCCCAGAGCAGGCATGTGTGTCACAAAAACGGCAtttgaggagagaaaaaaaaaccaagtcaCCGACGAAAAAGGCATGACATGGTGACAGGCAGGGTGGCTGGCAAGCTACGGTTGCAGAGATGGGTTAATGCATTCCTTTAGGTACGAGTCATGTGAAAACTGGCTCCACATGTGCTCCATTATTCACTTGATCAATAAAAGACAGCAGGTGACTATTTTACAAGGAGGGAGAAACATTACAGAGCTATAAAGAAAACCACAATTGTGATTTAAAGGGTGAAAGTAAATTTGTGAGGAAGCCTCCAACAGGCAATCTCTGACACCTAATACAATGAGCTCATCAAAAGTTACCAAGAGGTTGTTCGATTAATTAGCTTGGGGGGTAGGTAGAGTAGGAAAAGGCTCTTTGATCTGGCAGGGAGataaatgtagaaataaaatcaatggctgggggctgcccagaAAATGTGTTCTTGTCAAAAAAGCTCTGCTCACTCCAGAAGAGAAGGGGAACTCACGCGCTACGTGGGATGCCAGAACAGAGCCGGTGGTCTCTCTAAGCTGGGCACTGCAAGTCCTCCAGGAGCAGGCTCCACCACACCCCTGACGCTTGGCGCTGCAGCCAGTTCAGGCCAGGCTAGTTAGTGATGCTGAAGAAACCACGTCATCTGACATCTAAAAATCCTGCAGGATTTCCCACAAGGCACGcaggagagaaagcagcagcagaaggaacacAGACCAACAGTGCACTGCATCCCGGACAAGGCAGCACGCTGCCCAGAGCCCGCATCACACCTCATCCATTACCCTCGAGGCAACTCGCTGCAGCTGGTGTACACCAAACCTTGcgaacagcagcaacagcaagtTTACTCAACTTCCCTTCTTTGCTAAGAATTtaggtttttaattaaaaactggaGGAAATCAGTCTTGTCCTTTTAAGTCCACAGTCCCAACAACACCGTACTTTTAAGGCTAACCTCACTTGAGGTACACTCAAGCAGAGAAGTGCACGTCCTCCCACATGCGTGCCACTGGAAACTGCTGCCGCAACACAAGCCCCGGCCCTTCGCCACCCTGGCCCAAGCCAGGACACTCCTCTGGTGAGAGGCTCCTGTATTTAAGGGCAATAGATATGTTAAAACTCCAGGAGCAGATCTAAATCCAACCCTCTTGTTTAAAAACGTGCCTCTGGTGCCTGTAGCTTAGACAAATCCAAACCAAGAATTTGTGGGTTTCCAGAACAATTTATTTATCTAAGTCAGGTCCTCTGATAGCAGTAGTGTATACGTGGTGATAAACCGACACTGAGAAGATTTaacaatttcttcatttaataaGTGATTTTTCACTACATGGTATTGTACACTGTTATCTGTTCAAAAAAGattaacagtttttaaaaaacaaggtTCTGTGAGAGATTTATATAAACCGGCGACAGAGACCAACACCTCTGGCTGGCTTACCAAGCTATGTTCCAGGTTTCTTTGTAGAACAAAGTCTTTAGgctaaaacacacaaaactgtCCGGGCAGACCTAGAACCACCGCCGCAACTTCCAGCTTCGACACTGGCTGCCACTGGGTTGATGCCGCCGGAGAACGGTCCCCTTGAGTGACCGTACGGAAACTGtacaaaaatgtgtgtttaCTTTGactatgaataaaataaacagcacagcATTTCTACTTGCTATTTCAAGTCAGGACTTCCTTTTATCTCCAAGAGGAAGGCGTCAGTGGAAGGCCCTGCCAACTCAGTATGGTGGGTCGTGTACAAACAGTTTTCTAAGCGAACTTTGGCTTCAGGAAAGAGAcacaaacacttaaaataatgGCTTTAATTGTCATTTGAAGTATACGGAGGGGGATGTGTCTGAATTAAATATACATCATACCAGTGATGCTGGCGGGGCTGAAGGTTATTTCTAATGCTGACAGCAATAAAACCAACGTGTACATGACAAGacattaaaggaaaagcaatcccttttaaacaaaatttaacGTAAAAAAAGTTCACAGTGGTTTGTATAAACAGTATGTAATTTCTGACAGTACAAATTTCTACTCTCACAGCACACTAGTGCCCTCTTTAGAtcctaaagaagaaaacaagcatttaCACTACTCATTGTACAGATTCCGAAAGTCAGTTGTACAATTACCCAGAACAACAGGATAAGATGCTGTGGAGTGTACAGCTGTAACACCAACGAAAGGTAAGTTTAAAACTCTTTTCCTGGGAGTGAGAAAAGTCTGTCATTCGCTGTTACAACCAGCAAATGCCATTCATcaaatcaaaaggaaaaccacaaacacaTTATCTATTTTGAGCAAGCTGAACAGTACacattacagttttaaaaatggaggTTATATACTATAATACAAGTCCCAACAAGGCAGCGCCAAAGCGActatttctttgcttgttttgtgaTCATACCCCTGGGAGGCGTTACAGGTCTGCTGGAATTgggcttctttttctctgcaggtttcaaaatctgaaaagataGTTCCGTCATTTAGCAAAAAGTTTTAGCTTTCTTCCAATTAATTCACTAGTGAAGGTATTATACAGGTCATCTGGACGAGTCACCAATGTGccaagaaataaatgtgtttccTACTCAGAGCTATGACAGAGCAGCTGATCTGAGCACCCATGCCAGTGGGAGCAGGCTAACAGCTAGTAGCTCTGCTCGGATGATTTAATTCCAGGGTAAACCAGCTCATCTACTCACACCAGCACGGGCTTATCAGATTTTTGAAGACCTGAGCGCACTCACAGAACCCTGTCTGCATACAGTATCTGTAAATACCTGAAACAAGCATTATGGCTTTGTAATAGTCAAGCATCCATTCAAAACAGAGCAAATTTAAAGTATGACTACTCTTAACTAGGAGGTGAAACCTTCAGATACCATACCTGAAAGGAGCACATTAGAGTTTCATCCACACTCATCATGGCACCCGCATTATCAAATTCTCCACAGTAATTTGGGGCAGAAAAGAGAGTTACCAATTGCCTTTTTGCAAAAAACTCGTATCCATCTTCAACAACCTTTAGAGAGGAAGCAGAAACATTAGACTGGACAACTTCTTCCTGCCAAGGTGCAAAGCAGCTTTaacagagccagcagctgaaaaactggCTCCATCTAAGGAACAAAAGTTCCAAACTTTTACACCAAAACAGGAAGACCATCGCAGGATCCAGTTCAGCAACAGAGCCCATTAGCAATGAGAAAACCAGGATTCTGCAAGGTTCAAGACAATCTTGTTCTGGAATCAGAGCCACAATTTTTAtgtcttaagaaaaataacGGTCATTACATGGCTTGTTGAACATTGGAACAAGCTGTTCAGAGATAGTGTAACCTCAGTCCTTGCAGATGTTTAAGACTTAGCTGGACAAGATCCTCAGCAACTCAGGCTTACACTGGTTTGTCTGGTGTTGAGTACACGTGTGTAGGGTTGAACCAGACAACCACCTCCGGTCCCTCCAAACCTAAATCATTCTATGGTTTACCATACAAAATTGAAATACCTGATGAGCTCTACATATGAGATCCAGGTCATGTTTATGGAGAAACTTAGCAACCACTTCAGCTCCAAATGTGAAGGACACTCCTCTATCATTTTCACCCCAGCCTAAGACATCCTTGTCAGGGTCAGACCACAAGAGATCACAAAGTAGACCTTGATCTGGTACATCAGTGGGGCGCATAATTCGTCTTATCTGTTCCATTGACTGAAGGTCTGGTGACAAACCTGTTCAAAGTTAAGACATGGGCAGTTCACGTTTTAGCCCAACTTTGCTCTCCAAGACTGAGGTAttaattaaagacaaaacaatTTGTATTCAAACTGATTCACCATTGCAATTTTGCATAGTTCAATAGCAATAttaactgacatttttttaatccagcatttgttttaaagcttttgtaACAGAAGACAAGTCACTTTCTAGAAGATTTACTGGAAGCAAGATAAGCAAAGCCATTTCCACATTTTACAGGATTACAAGAATCTCACTAATATTTTGCAAGTGCCTGTTAAAAGAGCTGTTAAGTAAAAGAAGCAATAATACTAGAAATCACAGGgtatgtttattttaacaatCAGGCctagcaaaatgaaatacagtatcaAACAGACTTCATACTATTTTTCACTGATAGGTCTCCTCAGGCAACTGTAATTACTTGCAAGtgataaaacatttaaagtgcagtttgtattttcttacttCGAAAAGTTGCACAAAGCAGGTATCACAGAGTAAGAGAGCCAGTTTCTACAACTGAAACTCCAAACTCCTCatgttggatggggctttgagcaacctgatctagtgaaagatgtccctgcccatggcagtgggggATTCTACTAAGCAATCTTtaaaggtgccttccaacccaaaccattctatgattctatgaaaacatGAATGTTTTCAGAATGTACATAAAACTCCTAGTCATGTAAGCCTCAAAAAAACCTCTACAAGGATTCTGTACACAAAAGGAAAGGCTATTCAATAGGCCTTCTGGTACTGAAGTTACAAAGCTGCCAGCTCAACAGTTCATAGAACTGATAGTCATCAAACTCAACCCTACCTCACAGAGGAACCAAGGCAGAGAAAAATCCCTACAGTTTTGAAGCCTCAGCAACATAAACATGAAATTGCCCTGACAGATACTAGAGTATTACAGTTTCTCAGATATCAACTAAGGAACTGTTACTTACCTCCGTGacagcagaatattttctcGTCCACAATAGCTGCGATTGGTAAACAGTTAAAACAGTCTGTGAAGGTTTTCCACAGCTTAATATTGTATCTTCTCTTACCTAGAAgacattttggagaaaaaacaatCAATATGCTTTTCTAACACAACTATAACCAAGCTAACACGGCTGCCTTAAGTCTGCTAAGTCTTGCAAAAAGTTAGCATTAAAGCCTAGATACAGTTTATCTTCTATGATACCCACTGACATACTTTATTGCCTCTAACAAAGTCGCAAAGGTCTCTTCCAGTGTTGCAGAGTACTCTGAGGTGGCTCTGAGGACAGCACAGGTCTGTTCAACAGAATGATATTCCACTGTTGGCAGCCAGACTCTCCAGTCTCAACTTTACTTTGGAAAATTACCTCTTGGAGAAGTTGATCCATTTCAGAAAATCTTGCCATTTGCTGTTGTCTTCAGGGGAAGACAGCAATTCTTAGAAAGcatattttctgtgaagttcTGCTAGTGCTTTACCACATAAAGTCTCTCTAGGCAAagaaacaggactgaaaaatgaaagcgCTGCAGTTTTACTTTCAAAGGGACTCTCCCAACAGATATGAACCTTGAACATTTGTGATATATGACTAAACCTGTGATTAATCTCCAAGGAGTCAACTCTGAAATACCACACATCTTTGTTTCCTCATTGAAGGGGAACAAGACATGGAGAGTACATCTTGTAAGCTACAAGCCAAGTATGTCCCACAACACAAGTTGTGGGAATGCTTCAGAGCACAAATTAACAGTTTAATAAATCCCGATAATGTAGAAGAGATTAAGTCACATCCTTTGAAACATGAACATACACTTCCACTTCACAGCAAAATTACTTGCTCTGTTAGTGTAAGGTCTACATATAGTCTGTCATAACAGACCTTAACGCACTCCACAGTGACTGAGCGGACACATTAACTACCTACTAACACTGTGTTTGTTCTAAAGACATGCTCATGGTGCCACATGAATACACGcacatttcttcattaaaaggCTGATGCACTGGTTCAAGTAACAacttctgcagctgaagccaCCTACTGAAAGAACAAGTATCTGGTGCTCAACCCAAGCACACATCACATGAAGGCTTCACACACTTTGCCCCATTTGTGAAAGGAAGTTTCTGCCAAAGTAACAGCACACAATACAGCAGGACTGCACCCAGAGAAGGGcaaagttggtttttttggttttttttttttttttttaaattacagagtTACAGGTCTTAATATGAAGTAGGCTGGAAGCACTGTAACATAACCACAGTAAAGACCAGCCCATTCACCAAGTTCAGTTACAACAGAGGTGAACTTCTGTAAAGCACATCAAGTAAAATCTCCTATGAGATGACCTTATCTTAAGAACTTCAACAACAGGAACCAGTGAGAACTGTTAGTTAACACAGCAGCCAATAAACAAAACTACCCACTTACATGCTGCTTTGTACTGTGAGGATCAGACTCCAACAGGATCAGGGAAGGGACACGTTTCCCTTCCTAAAATAGGCCAAGGGCCCCCTGAAGTGCACAAAGGGAACTGTGAGGGAAGAATCCCCTAACACTGCAACACTAGCACCTCCTACAATGCTTTCCCAGGCCAAATATGCACACATCTGTATTACTTACATTCATCATAAAACCCATAAATTCTGTTGATGCTGGCACACTCATGGTTccctctgagaaggaaaaaattctctGGGTATTTAATTTTGTAGGCCAATAGAAGACATATAGTTTCTAAAGACTGCTTTCCTCTGTCAACATAATCACCAAGGAACAGGTAGTTGCTTTCTGGTGGAAAACCTCCATATTCAAAGAGTCGAAGCAAGTCATAGTACTGTCCGTGGATGTCACCTGTAAAGAGTAGTCAGAAACAACATGTAAGTGACCCTTTGCTACATTCTTTGATTGatgtgagagaaaaaacaaatgaatgaTGCTTCAGAAAGTAAGAGACTTGTTAGATACTGCCTACAACATACTTAAAAATTAGTTCATGTATATAAAATTATCACATTCTCAAGTTTGATGTCTATGTAAAGCAACGGTTAACTGCACTAATATGAAAGTATGTAGCTACTTAAAAATACTGACacatgtaaaacaaaaccaagatgCCAAGAAACCAACTGCATATTCAAATGAAAATCTGACATCCAGTTAAATCCTTTACTTGACTAGTGGCTCTGAGATCAGGAACCTTTACCTCATTCTTCAAATTTCCACACAGCATTAGTAATACTGACGGAAAACTGGCCACTTGGGGAACGTGCTCTCCTTTGTACCAGCTGCGGTGTTTTCTTGAAACACTCAGTAATTCAAATTCTAGCAGTAGTCGTATTGAAAATGAAGTTGGTATTTCTGCCCTAGGTTTAAAtcatggttttgtttctgacaAGCAGAACACTGCATCATGATTTTAGACTACCAATGTTATAAATATTGAACAAGGTACTTCAATTTGAAGTAAATCCTCAGTGTTAGAGGAGGATAAAATACTGTTTGCTGGAAGCTTTTAGAAGTGCATTTATTGAGGCTTTTATTTTGACAAAACTAGACATGTACACGTGTGCAAAATGAGCATCACTGCATACAAGTACGGTGAAACCAAACTAGAGAGCAATTCCAAGAAACTGGGGAGAAATTTAAGTTTCCAgcaggattattttaaaatactgtcaaaCCACTGTTCAACTCTGAACAGCAGCTACAATAAACTACTGTAGTTCTCCTTTGTTTCCTGTTGTTCACAGTCATGACTGGCCCAAATATTTCACTGATTCAAAAATTCCTTTCCAAAACTTTGTATGAATCACCTCCCCGAGACAGCTAACAAAACTAGGCCAGTTACTTTTTGGGTTTGCATAATTTTGGTCCCCACTTCAATTCCTACATTTGTTACCTCCTCCCAGTCCTCTGCCCTAAGCATCCagcaaggttttatttttccttttgctacaATAATTTATTAGTTCCACTCTTAATAAGTGAAAGCAGCATCTGGCATTTGTTCTCTGCTTAAGGTCTGCATTTATCTGACACCCACCCTTAGAGCATTCAAATCAAAATCACAGTACTCACCGCATATTTTCAGTGGAGCTTCAAGTTCTAGTAGAATAGGCTGACTCAGAAAGATTTCCCTGGATTTTAAGCACAGTCCCTCTAATTTCATGTTTCTTGCAGTTGGACATTTTTGCCTGGTTTTGATCCTCGCACTGTCAGAAGGAGCCAGAAGTCAGTTACCAAAATCAACAATATCCCTGGTGTTCTTTTAAGAGCCTGACTAAATGCCAGTTTAATACAGAATGAGAAGATAACAGGGTAGTATCAGTCTGCTGAGGTAAAACTGCACTGCTGTTACCAGAGAAAGGGTGGCATGTTCTGTTTCAGTTGTATGTTACTTTCATTTAACAGAAGTCATGGCTTAACACTTCCCCCATTAAATGTCACATTTAAAATAGCATCCATTTAGTTCTATTTAGTTATAAAACCCATCTTGGACAATGTgactggatttttttgattttttttttttaaatgaagcagctCTACACTTGTTCTCTGGAAAGCTGTCTGAACTTGAGAAAAGGAAGTCCCCCATTTAATCATCAATATCATAGCTCAAACATGTCGGCTTCCCTAAACTATCACATAACCTTGCCCGACAGATTATCTAAAACAAGACTACAGTCCCAATAAATACTGTGCTGCCCCCCATCCTACACTGCAGTTCGcacacatggaagaaaaataagcctATGATTGGCAGGTCAGAACTATACgtaaggaaacatttttggaTCACAACAAAACAGCTCTGATCATTGCCTCTGAGCATAGCAAAAACAAGCTAGTAAGAGAGCTACACCTCCCAGTCTCAGACCATTTCCCTGCCCCACCATCACCACTTCAATCTCCCCCACTGCAACAA
The Falco rusticolus isolate bFalRus1 chromosome 1, bFalRus1.pri, whole genome shotgun sequence genome window above contains:
- the PPP1CC gene encoding LOW QUALITY PROTEIN: serine/threonine-protein phosphatase PP1-gamma catalytic subunit (The sequence of the model RefSeq protein was modified relative to this genomic sequence to represent the inferred CDS: deleted 2 bases in 1 codon) — protein: MADIDKLNIDSIIQRLLEVRGSKPGKNVQLQETKLEGLCLKSREIFLSQPILLELEAPLKICGDIHGQYYDLLRLFEYGGFPPESNYLFLGDYVDRGKQSLETICLLLAYKIKYPENFFLLRGNHECASINRIYGFYDECKRRYNIKLWKTFTDCFNCLPIAAIVDEKIFCCHGGLSPDLQSMEQIRRIMRPTDVPDQGLLCDLLWSDPDKDVLGWGENDRGVSFTFGAEVVAKFLHKHDLDLICRAHQVVEDGYEFFAKRQLVTLFSAPNYCGEFDNAGAMMSVDETLMCSFQILKPAEKKKPNSSRPVTPPRGMITKQAKK